In a single window of the Gadus macrocephalus chromosome 6, ASM3116895v1 genome:
- the crybb2 gene encoding beta-crystallin B2, which produces MHTGTSDSHCFTLPCSFTMATDHHNPASKQQQPGTSAFKLVIYEQENFQGRCHELTGPCNNLQEAGVEKVGSILVLCGPWVGYEQASCKGEQFVFEKGEYPRWDSWTNSRRSETLFAFRPIKVDGQEHKIVLFENPSFAGKKIEIIDDDVPSFHGHGYQEKVSSVRVQSGTWVGYQYPGYRGYQYLFEKGEYKECAEFGAQLPQIQSVRRIRDMQWHLRGAFSPAP; this is translated from the exons ATGCACACTGGCACATCAGACAGCCACTG TTTTACCCTGCCCTGTTCATTCACCATGGCCACAGACCACCACAATCCTGCCtccaagcagcagcagccagggaCCAGCGCTTTCAAG TTGGTTATCTATGAACAGGAAAACTTCCAGGGCCGCTGCCATGAGCTGACTGGTCCCTGCAACAACCTCCAGGAAGCAGGCGTGGAGAAAGTGGGCTCCATACTGGTGCTGTGCGGACC ATGGGTGGGATATGAGCAGGCTAGCTGCAAGGGggagcagtttgtgtttgagaAGGGGGAGTATCCTCGCTGGGACTCCTGGACCAACAGCAGGCGCAGTGAAACCCTCTTCGCATTCCGCCCCATTAAAGtg GATGGCCAGGAGCACAAGATTGTCCTTTTTGAAAACCCCAGCTTTGCCGGAAAGAAGATCGAGATCATAGACGACGATGTTCCCAGCTTCCATGGCCACGGCTACCAGGAGAAGGTGTCCTCTGTCAGAGTCCAGAGCGGGAC CTGGGTGGGCTACCAGTACCCCGGCTACAGGGGCTACCAGTACCTGTTTGAGAAGGGCGAGTACAAGGAGTGTGCCGAGTTCGGCGCCCAGCTGCCCCAGATCCAGTCCGTGCGCCGCATCAGAGACATGCAGTGGCACCTGAGGGGCGCcttcagccccgccccctga
- the ctu1 gene encoding cytoplasmic tRNA 2-thiolation protein 1, protein MPIQCSKCTEQRAVLKRPKTGQSLCKECFFIVFEEEIHHTIVSAQLFKPGETVAIGASGGKDSTVLAHVMKVLNERYKYGLNLMLLSVDEGITGYRDDSLETVKRNQEQYDLPLKIVSYEELYGWTMDAIVKQVGMKNNCTFCGVFRRQALDRGAKLLNVDKICTGHNADDLAETVLMNVLRGDIARLRRCTSISTSSGGEGVLPRCKPLKYAYEKEIVLYAYFKKLDYFSTECIYSPNAYRGHARAFLKDLESVRPSAIMAVLHSGENLSIKESVKMPVQGTCGRCGYISSQALCKACVLLEGLNRGLPRLGIGKHHRLHQKLLSQQPLSNAEERKLKAVDF, encoded by the exons ATGCCTATCCAGTGCAGCAAGTGTACCGAGCAGCGGGCGGTCCTGAAACGTCCAAAGACCGGTCAATCGTTATGTAAAGAGTGTTTCTTCATTGTTTTTGAGGAAGAAATCCACCACACGATTGTGTCAGCACAGCTCTTTAAACCAGGAGAGACTGTGGCAATAGGTGCTTCTGGTGGGAAGGATTCCACGGTCCTTGCACATGTTATGAAAGTCCTGAACGAGCGTTACAAATATGGTCTCAACCTCATGCTGCTATCTGTGGACGAGGGCATCACCGGTTACCGGGACGACTCCCTGGAGACTGTGAAGAGGAACCAGGAGCAGTATGACCTGCCGCTGAAGATTGTTTCTTATGAGGAGCTGTACGGCTGGACCATGGATGCTATCGTGAAACAAGTCGGAATGAAAAACAATTGCACCTTTTGTGGAGTATTCAGACGACAGGCCTTGGATAGAGGAGCCAAACTGCTGAACGTAGATAAGATATGTACAG GCCACAATGCAGACGACCTGGCGGAGACGGTGCTGATGAACGTCCTGCGGGGGGACATTGCCCGCCTGCGCCGAtgcacctccatctccaccagcAGCGGCGGTGAGGGCGTGCTGCCCCGCTGCAAGCCCCTCAAGTATGCCTACGAGAAGGAGATCGTGCTGTACGCCTACTTCAAGAAGCTCGACTACTTCTCCACCGAGTGCATCTACTCCCCCAACGCCTACCGCGGCCACGCCCGGGCCTTCCTCAAGGACCTGGAGAGCGTGCGGCCCAGCGCCATCATGGCCGTGCTCCACTCCGGGGAGAATCTGTCCATCAAGGAGAGCGTGAAGATGCCGGTCCAGGGGACGTGCGGCCGCTGCGGCTACATCTCCAGCCAGGCCCTCTGCAAGGCCTGCGTGCTGCTGGAGGGCCTCAACCGGGGCCTGCCCAGGCTGGGCATCGGAAAGCACCACCGCCTGCACCAGAAGCTCCTCTCCCAGCAGCCCCTCAGCAACGCAGAGGAGAGGAAGCTGAAGGCAGTGGACTTCTGA